In the Peptoclostridium acidaminophilum DSM 3953 genome, one interval contains:
- a CDS encoding DUF1292 domain-containing protein: protein MEDNKIILLDEEGNEMEFEIIMTLDVEGVEYAILAQEGDEESAVVLRMDYDADGELMLVPIEDDEEYENVVSAYEVLAEEEEL from the coding sequence GTGGAAGACAACAAGATAATATTGCTTGACGAAGAAGGCAATGAAATGGAATTTGAAATAATAATGACGCTGGATGTTGAAGGCGTTGAATACGCAATACTAGCCCAGGAGGGCGACGAAGAATCTGCAGTTGTGCTCAGGATGGACTATGACGCAGATGGAGAGCTGATGCTAGTGCCTATAGAGGACGACGAGGAGTATGAAAACGTAGTGAGCGCCTATGAAGTGCTTGCAGAAGAGGAAGAGCTGTAG
- a CDS encoding Fur family transcriptional regulator — MDTSFDIIKERLKDKGLKFTPQRRNVIDTVVESTGRHLNIEEIYNIVKKKCPEIGLATVYRTIQLLDDINVLSKLDLNDGCIRYELSINNDDYHSHHHLICRECGEVIEVKEDLLEMLENTIEQNYNFKIYDHDLRVFGICSKCRKSE; from the coding sequence ATGGACACAAGCTTCGATATTATAAAGGAAAGGCTCAAGGACAAGGGTCTCAAGTTTACTCCTCAGAGAAGAAACGTCATAGACACTGTCGTAGAGTCAACCGGAAGACATTTGAATATAGAGGAAATATACAATATAGTCAAGAAAAAATGTCCCGAAATCGGTCTTGCAACCGTATACAGGACTATACAGCTGCTTGATGATATAAATGTACTGTCAAAACTCGACTTGAATGACGGCTGCATAAGGTATGAGTTATCGATCAACAACGATGACTATCACAGCCACCATCATCTCATATGCAGGGAGTGCGGCGAGGTCATAGAGGTCAAGGAAGACCTGCTCGAAATGCTTGAAAATACAATAGAGCAAAACTACAATTTCAAGATATATGACCATGACCTTAGGGTGTTTGGCATATGTTCAAAATGTAGAAAGTCTGAATAG
- a CDS encoding ribonuclease J, with the protein MKKNTSKIKIIPLGGMNEIGKNLTAIEYKDEIILIDCGLSFPEEEMLGIDIVIPDISYLLKHKDKVKGIFLTHGHEDHIGALPYFLKKINVPVYGTRLTLGLVEFKLKEHRLNNVKLQVVKPGQMIKKSNFEVEFIRVNHSIADACAIAVHTEIGTLFHTGDFKIDHTPIDGDLMDFGRIAEIGSQGVLLMMADSTNVERPGATMSERTVGATLDEIFSGAKSRIIVATFASNVHRLQQVINSADKYHRKIVVSGRSMVNVVGVASELGYLNVPEGVMIDINEMGNYNDSELVLITTGSQGEPMSALSRMAASEHKKLDVQPGDLVIISANPIPGNEKLVSRVINQLFERGAEVIYEALADIHVSGHACQEELKLMHRLVRPKFFMPVHGEYRHLKQHGELAEELGMPRENILISSNGVILEVDGNGAKFTGSVPSGNILIDGLGVGDVGNIVLRDRRHLSEDGLMVVVVTISKESGEVVAGPDIISRGFVYVRESEDLMHNARLIVKKALENCSGRQMKEWSYMKNSIKDDLKNFLYQKTKRNPMILPIIMEV; encoded by the coding sequence TTGAAAAAAAATACTTCAAAAATCAAGATCATACCTTTGGGAGGTATGAATGAAATCGGCAAGAACTTGACCGCCATAGAGTATAAGGATGAAATAATACTTATAGACTGCGGACTGAGTTTTCCAGAGGAAGAGATGCTGGGAATAGACATTGTAATCCCTGACATATCGTATCTTCTAAAGCATAAGGACAAGGTGAAGGGCATATTTCTAACACACGGGCACGAAGACCACATAGGGGCTTTGCCGTATTTTCTCAAGAAAATAAACGTGCCTGTTTACGGAACAAGGCTTACACTTGGCCTTGTGGAGTTCAAGCTCAAAGAGCACAGGCTAAATAATGTAAAGCTTCAAGTTGTCAAGCCGGGACAAATGATCAAAAAATCCAACTTTGAGGTTGAATTCATAAGGGTCAACCACAGCATAGCAGACGCGTGCGCCATAGCAGTACACACTGAGATTGGCACGCTATTCCATACGGGTGATTTCAAGATAGACCACACACCAATAGACGGTGATCTTATGGATTTTGGAAGAATAGCCGAGATTGGAAGCCAGGGCGTGCTGCTTATGATGGCTGACAGTACAAATGTGGAAAGACCGGGAGCAACCATGTCCGAAAGGACAGTCGGAGCCACACTGGATGAGATATTCAGCGGGGCCAAAAGCAGGATAATTGTAGCCACATTCGCATCCAATGTGCACAGGCTGCAGCAGGTTATAAACTCTGCCGACAAATACCACAGGAAGATTGTGGTTTCAGGAAGATCAATGGTCAATGTCGTGGGAGTGGCAAGTGAACTTGGTTATCTGAATGTGCCCGAGGGAGTTATGATAGACATAAACGAAATGGGTAATTACAACGACAGCGAGCTGGTACTCATAACTACAGGCTCACAGGGCGAACCTATGTCGGCGCTTTCGAGGATGGCCGCATCGGAACACAAGAAGCTGGACGTTCAGCCGGGAGACCTGGTAATAATATCTGCAAATCCGATACCGGGCAATGAAAAACTGGTATCCAGGGTTATAAACCAGCTGTTTGAAAGAGGCGCAGAGGTTATATACGAGGCCCTTGCTGACATACACGTTTCCGGACACGCATGCCAGGAAGAGCTAAAGCTGATGCACAGACTTGTAAGGCCTAAATTCTTCATGCCGGTCCACGGCGAGTACAGGCACCTCAAGCAGCATGGAGAGCTTGCAGAAGAGCTGGGGATGCCAAGAGAAAACATACTCATTAGCAGCAACGGTGTGATACTGGAAGTGGACGGCAATGGAGCAAAATTCACAGGCAGCGTGCCATCGGGCAATATACTCATAGACGGACTTGGCGTAGGCGATGTAGGCAACATAGTCCTAAGGGACAGAAGGCACCTTTCGGAGGACGGCCTTATGGTAGTGGTTGTCACAATATCGAAGGAAAGCGGCGAGGTAGTGGCAGGACCCGACATAATATCAAGGGGCTTTGTATACGTAAGGGAATCCGAGGACCTAATGCACAATGCAAGACTTATAGTGAAAAAGGCGCTTGAGAACTGCTCGGGAAGGCAGATGAAGGAATGGTCATACATGAAAAATTCTATAAAGGATGATCTCAAGAATTTCCTATACCAAAAGACAAAGAGAAACCCTATGATACTTCCAATAATAATGGAAGTATAG
- a CDS encoding site-2 protease family protein → MILDILKQFPAILIAISVHEYGHALVAYAMGDDTAKRANRMTLDPLKHIDMVGMLVLLLAHFGWAKPVPIDERNFRNKRLGLFAVSLAGPAFNLICALVFLILYKLEAAFIGMYALDIMLAYVFKFNILFAAFNMLPIPPLDGSKLLLSVLPSSVSRFYWQYENIGTVILIALIFTNKIGLFIYPIVDVFERVLLSIA, encoded by the coding sequence TTGATACTAGACATTTTAAAGCAGTTTCCGGCTATACTCATTGCAATATCAGTCCACGAGTACGGACATGCGCTTGTGGCGTACGCAATGGGGGACGACACTGCAAAGCGTGCCAACAGGATGACTCTGGATCCATTAAAGCACATAGACATGGTGGGAATGCTAGTGCTGCTTCTAGCACATTTTGGCTGGGCAAAGCCGGTGCCAATAGACGAGAGAAATTTTAGAAATAAAAGACTAGGGCTTTTTGCCGTCTCGCTGGCCGGGCCCGCATTCAACCTTATATGCGCGCTTGTGTTTCTCATACTCTACAAGCTCGAAGCCGCCTTTATAGGCATGTACGCTCTTGATATAATGCTTGCATATGTTTTCAAGTTCAACATACTTTTTGCTGCCTTCAACATGCTTCCTATTCCACCGCTGGACGGATCAAAGCTGCTGCTCTCTGTGCTGCCAAGCAGTGTGAGCAGATTTTACTGGCAGTATGAAAACATAGGAACTGTAATATTAATAGCGCTCATATTCACAAACAAGATAGGCCTTTTCATATATCCAATAGTGGATGTGTTTGAAAGGGTGCTGCTTAGCATAGCATAG
- a CDS encoding segregation and condensation protein A: protein MDLGCSFQIEVYEGPLEFLYELIKKHKIDICDVPIYEITSQFTDYVKALKSFDMELASDFIVMASELLEIKSRYLLYLRAEEEEAEDPRKGLVERLLIYNKFKQAGEHLREKSSGLGERFCRKQEEVLLDDDFQISDMSIESLMAAMALIPQRAQKQEPDLMQNTYRKKSFTIEEKTRVILQRIDECEDVAFEDIISTDSAEEKIVAFLSALELVKKKLIRLCQSGFAMPITIKRRVAYEI, encoded by the coding sequence TTGGATTTGGGATGCAGCTTTCAGATAGAGGTGTATGAAGGACCGCTTGAGTTCTTGTATGAGCTCATAAAAAAGCACAAGATAGACATATGCGACGTGCCCATATATGAAATCACAAGCCAGTTCACAGACTATGTAAAGGCGCTCAAGAGCTTTGATATGGAGCTCGCGAGTGATTTCATAGTGATGGCATCAGAGCTTCTTGAGATAAAGTCAAGATATCTGCTCTACCTTAGAGCGGAAGAGGAAGAGGCGGAGGATCCAAGAAAAGGCCTTGTTGAAAGGCTGCTCATATACAACAAGTTTAAGCAGGCGGGAGAGCATCTGAGAGAGAAATCAAGCGGCCTTGGCGAGAGATTCTGCAGAAAGCAGGAAGAGGTGCTGCTCGATGATGACTTCCAAATCAGCGACATGAGCATTGAAAGTCTTATGGCGGCCATGGCGCTGATTCCGCAAAGGGCTCAAAAGCAGGAGCCGGACTTGATGCAAAACACCTACAGAAAAAAAAGTTTTACAATAGAGGAGAAGACAAGAGTGATACTCCAGAGGATAGACGAGTGTGAAGACGTTGCTTTCGAGGACATAATATCTACAGACTCCGCCGAGGAGAAGATAGTCGCATTCCTATCGGCGCTGGAGCTGGTAAAGAAAAAGCTCATTAGGCTTTGCCAGAGCGGCTTTGCAATGCCAATAACTATAAAAAGGCGGGTGGCCTATGAAATATAG
- the scpB gene encoding SMC-Scp complex subunit ScpB, translating to MKYSSIQSSIESLLFVYSDPLDEKEIAMALDAKEEEIARELQSLMLHYEESGSGIRLIKLNGKYQLVSNPLNAGCIRKLFMPSRRKSLTQAALETLAIIAYKQPVTKIEIEDIRGVKCDKPLKTLADYSLIEEAGRLKKIGNPIQYRTTEEFLRVFGLESIKELPELDSFKEQSE from the coding sequence ATGAAATATAGCAGTATTCAAAGCAGCATAGAATCGCTCCTGTTTGTATATTCGGATCCGCTTGATGAAAAGGAAATAGCCATGGCGCTGGACGCAAAGGAAGAAGAGATCGCAAGGGAGCTTCAAAGCTTGATGCTTCACTACGAGGAGTCAGGCAGCGGCATAAGGCTCATAAAGCTCAACGGGAAATATCAGCTTGTAAGCAATCCTTTGAATGCAGGCTGCATAAGAAAGCTTTTCATGCCTTCAAGAAGGAAGTCTCTGACACAGGCCGCGCTCGAAACGCTGGCAATAATAGCCTACAAGCAGCCTGTTACAAAAATAGAGATAGAAGACATAAGAGGCGTCAAATGCGACAAGCCTCTCAAGACTCTTGCGGACTACTCTCTTATAGAGGAGGCCGGAAGGCTCAAGAAAATAGGCAATCCGATACAGTACAGGACAACTGAGGAATTCCTAAGAGTATTCGGACTCGAATCTATAAAGGAGCTTCCGGAGCTGGATTCATTCAAGGAGCAAAGCGAGTAA
- a CDS encoding pseudouridine synthase — protein MRLNKYIAFCGAASRRKADELVLQGRVRINGILVKEVGVQIEPGIDTVEIDGKTITPEDEKVYIMLNKPTGYVSTAKDQFGRKTVLDLVDTDKRVYPVGRLDYDTSGLIILTNDGDFSYAMTHPKHEIKKVYIAKIKGKPSISQIALFERGLRIEGYTTAPSRLELLKYDAASDSSVVRITIHEGKNRQVRKMCDAIGHPVMSLSRVQIGHLNLGDLEKGKSRPLKAEEVKRLLKAVTI, from the coding sequence ATGAGGCTGAACAAATATATTGCATTCTGCGGAGCCGCATCCAGGCGAAAGGCTGACGAGCTTGTGCTCCAGGGTAGAGTGAGGATTAACGGAATATTGGTTAAAGAGGTCGGGGTACAGATAGAGCCCGGAATTGACACTGTTGAGATAGATGGCAAAACAATAACTCCTGAAGATGAAAAGGTATACATAATGCTCAACAAGCCTACGGGATATGTATCGACAGCCAAGGATCAGTTTGGAAGAAAGACCGTCCTTGATCTTGTCGATACCGATAAAAGGGTATATCCGGTTGGCAGACTCGATTATGATACCTCGGGGCTCATAATACTTACAAACGACGGCGATTTTTCATATGCGATGACTCATCCAAAGCATGAAATAAAAAAGGTTTACATCGCAAAAATAAAGGGAAAGCCCAGCATCTCTCAGATTGCATTGTTTGAACGCGGACTCCGTATAGAAGGCTATACAACCGCGCCTTCGCGGCTTGAGCTGCTTAAATATGATGCTGCCTCAGATTCGAGTGTTGTAAGGATAACTATACACGAGGGCAAAAACAGGCAGGTAAGGAAGATGTGCGATGCCATAGGACATCCAGTCATGTCGCTCTCAAGGGTTCAAATAGGACACCTGAATCTTGGCGACCTTGAAAAAGGCAAGTCAAGACCGCTCAAAGCCGAAGAAGTCAAAAGGCTGCTTAAAGCCGTAACAATATAG
- a CDS encoding GNAT family N-acetyltransferase, with product MLELTRIKPQDIERLDEILRQNNISKCSKENCMAIYEGTEIIGIASYERHGSIAILEKLAMLTIDPGERLKDGLIRALLNMADLQGVRIFIIEKAGDFSFYEKMGFKSIAQRDFVMPEELRDKIKGDDTHIYTMLPDFFEQGCKSCSGCKK from the coding sequence ATGCTTGAGCTTACAAGAATAAAGCCGCAGGATATTGAAAGACTGGATGAAATACTAAGGCAGAACAACATAAGTAAATGCAGCAAGGAAAACTGCATGGCAATATATGAGGGCACGGAAATAATAGGAATCGCAAGCTATGAAAGACATGGCAGCATCGCCATTCTGGAGAAGCTTGCAATGCTGACAATCGACCCAGGCGAGAGACTAAAGGACGGTCTGATAAGGGCGCTTTTGAACATGGCCGATTTGCAGGGCGTTCGGATATTCATTATTGAAAAGGCCGGAGACTTCTCATTCTATGAGAAAATGGGCTTCAAAAGCATAGCACAAAGGGACTTTGTAATGCCAGAGGAGCTAAGAGACAAAATCAAAGGCGACGACACCCATATATACACGATGCTGCCTGATTTTTTCGAGCAGGGCTGTAAAAGCTGCAGTGGCTGCAAGAAATAG
- the surE gene encoding 5'/3'-nucleotidase SurE, giving the protein MNILVTNDDGIYSKGIYELCNAIKDIARVYVVAPDSEKSAVGHAITMHNPLKIKKINFHGIDSIDAYAVSGTPADCVKLGIEALLRDIEIDLVLSGINNGSNLGSDVIYSGTVSAALEAYMLDKSSIAISYDANGDSSHEYKIAANYMADFIKGNYMENDDLQSSVLNINFPNMHGRDPLGYRSTRLGIRRYENSFEERKDPRGNIYYWMGGSIKKMHQEPDSDISAIEEGYISITPLQFDLTNYDKLKGMSKL; this is encoded by the coding sequence ATGAACATACTAGTGACAAATGACGACGGCATTTATTCAAAGGGGATATATGAGCTTTGCAACGCCATTAAGGATATTGCAAGAGTATACGTAGTGGCTCCCGACTCGGAAAAAAGCGCCGTCGGGCATGCTATAACAATGCACAATCCGCTGAAGATAAAAAAGATAAATTTCCACGGCATAGATTCGATAGATGCCTACGCGGTAAGCGGCACGCCGGCTGACTGCGTGAAGCTGGGCATAGAAGCCTTGCTGAGGGATATTGAGATAGACCTTGTGCTTAGCGGCATCAACAACGGCTCTAATCTGGGATCTGATGTAATATATTCAGGCACGGTATCAGCCGCGCTTGAGGCATACATGCTGGACAAGTCATCCATAGCCATTTCATATGATGCAAACGGAGATTCATCTCATGAGTATAAAATAGCAGCAAATTACATGGCTGATTTCATAAAGGGTAATTACATGGAGAACGATGATTTGCAAAGCTCGGTTCTCAATATAAACTTTCCGAACATGCACGGGCGAGACCCTCTGGGGTATAGATCCACAAGACTGGGTATAAGAAGATACGAGAACTCCTTCGAGGAAAGAAAAGATCCCAGAGGCAACATCTACTATTGGATGGGCGGCAGCATAAAGAAGATGCACCAGGAGCCCGACAGTGATATTAGCGCCATTGAAGAAGGGTATATATCCATAACACCGCTTCAGTTCGACCTGACAAATTATGACAAGCTAAAAGGGATGTCAAAGCTGTAA
- a CDS encoding MurR/RpiR family transcriptional regulator, with amino-acid sequence MNEENKDLIRTIKQNFTKLSKGQKLIAQFIMDNYDKAAFMTASKLGDKVGVSESTVVRFAGALGFDGYPKLQKSLQELIKTKLTTVQRVEMSQDYSSDFEVLNKILKSDIDNIRNTLEDINPKAFEDVIDKIASAKKIYIVGLRTSSAIADYLGFYLNLILDNVVLVNYGISDVFEQIIKVSEEDLVIGISFPRYSKKTYEILEFAKKQGATIVALTDSHISPIATLSDNTLLAKSNMASFVDSLVAPLSLINALIVALGMREKDKIKGYFDKLEHVWKDFNIYEEQA; translated from the coding sequence ATGAATGAAGAGAACAAGGATCTCATAAGGACGATAAAGCAGAATTTCACCAAATTAAGTAAAGGGCAAAAGCTGATTGCCCAGTTCATAATGGACAACTACGACAAGGCTGCATTCATGACTGCATCCAAGCTGGGAGACAAGGTCGGTGTCAGTGAGTCTACAGTAGTGAGATTTGCAGGTGCTCTGGGATTTGACGGCTATCCCAAGCTTCAAAAATCACTCCAGGAGCTTATAAAGACAAAGCTCACAACGGTGCAAAGGGTGGAGATGTCACAGGACTACTCCAGTGACTTTGAAGTGCTAAATAAGATTCTCAAATCAGACATAGACAACATAAGAAACACCCTCGAGGACATCAATCCCAAGGCATTCGAAGATGTGATAGACAAGATCGCATCGGCAAAGAAGATATATATTGTCGGCCTTAGAACATCAAGCGCCATAGCCGACTACCTTGGCTTCTATCTGAATCTCATACTCGACAACGTAGTGCTCGTAAACTACGGCATAAGCGACGTTTTCGAGCAGATTATAAAGGTCAGTGAAGAGGACCTTGTAATAGGCATTAGTTTCCCCAGATATTCGAAAAAGACTTATGAAATACTTGAATTCGCGAAAAAACAAGGAGCTACTATAGTGGCGCTTACAGACAGCCACATATCGCCGATAGCCACTCTTTCAGACAATACTCTGCTTGCCAAGAGCAATATGGCATCGTTCGTTGACTCGCTTGTGGCACCTTTGAGTCTTATAAATGCACTGATAGTAGCGCTTGGTATGAGGGAAAAAGACAAGATAAAAGGATACTTCGACAAGCTTGAGCATGTGTGGAAGGACTTCAACATATATGAGGAGCAGGCTTAG
- a CDS encoding NAD-dependent protein deacylase: MDESINRLSNIIKSSRDIVFFGGAGVSTESNIPDFRSENGLYRTASGGEYPPETMLSRSFFDAHTLEFYEFYREKILYPDAKPNKAHYALAQMERNGNLKAIVTQNIDGLHQAAGSRNVIELHGSVLRNYCTSCKAFYDLDYIISSSSTVPMCSACRGLIKPDVVLYEEALDETVIEDAVSAIAQADTLIVGGTSLVVYPAAGLLRYFKGSSLVLINKSSTQYDSRASLVIKDSIGSVLSKAVFSK, translated from the coding sequence ATGGACGAGTCTATAAACCGCCTTTCCAATATCATCAAGTCAAGTCGTGACATAGTGTTTTTCGGCGGAGCCGGCGTATCTACCGAAAGCAACATCCCCGACTTTCGCTCCGAAAACGGCCTCTACAGGACCGCCTCTGGAGGCGAATATCCTCCGGAGACAATGCTGAGCCGCAGCTTCTTCGATGCCCACACCCTGGAGTTTTACGAGTTCTACAGGGAAAAGATACTTTATCCTGATGCAAAACCAAACAAGGCCCATTACGCCCTGGCTCAAATGGAGCGTAATGGCAATCTTAAGGCTATAGTTACTCAGAATATCGACGGACTCCACCAGGCAGCAGGCTCAAGGAACGTCATAGAACTGCACGGCTCTGTTCTCAGAAACTACTGCACATCCTGCAAAGCATTCTACGATCTGGACTATATAATATCCAGCTCTTCTACCGTTCCAATGTGCAGCGCATGCCGAGGTCTCATAAAGCCGGATGTAGTGCTCTACGAGGAGGCTCTTGATGAAACCGTTATAGAAGATGCCGTGTCTGCAATAGCTCAAGCAGACACTCTTATCGTTGGCGGTACTTCTCTTGTTGTATATCCCGCCGCTGGGCTTCTTCGCTATTTCAAGGGCTCGTCGCTTGTGCTCATAAACAAGTCTTCTACGCAGTACGACAGCCGGGCTAGCCTGGTAATAAAAGACTCCATAGGGAGTGTACTTAGCAAGGCGGTTTTCTCTAAATAG
- the rd gene encoding rubredoxin yields the protein MGGYNYEKYVCLACGYVYDPEVGDPDSGVAPGTAFEDIPEDWVCPLCGVGKDMFKEE from the coding sequence TTGGGAGGTTATAATTATGAAAAATATGTTTGCTTGGCTTGTGGCTATGTTTATGACCCTGAAGTGGGAGATCCGGACAGCGGAGTAGCCCCTGGAACAGCTTTTGAAGACATTCCAGAGGATTGGGTATGTCCACTTTGCGGAGTAGGCAAGGACATGTTCAAGGAAGAATAA
- a CDS encoding desulfoferrodoxin, translating into MNKLRELYKCNKCGNVVEVVAASGPPIVCCGENMQLLEAGTVDASLEKHVPVVEETEGGVIVKVGSVPHPMEEKHYIMFVEVLTEGQVLRAELKPGDEPSAMFKVDKKDIVEVREYCNLHGLWKA; encoded by the coding sequence GTGAACAAACTTAGAGAACTTTATAAATGCAACAAATGCGGCAATGTTGTTGAAGTTGTTGCAGCTTCCGGACCGCCGATAGTATGCTGCGGAGAAAACATGCAACTTCTTGAGGCCGGAACTGTTGATGCGAGTCTTGAAAAACACGTGCCTGTAGTTGAAGAAACAGAAGGCGGCGTAATTGTAAAGGTTGGCAGCGTTCCTCACCCTATGGAAGAAAAGCACTACATAATGTTTGTGGAAGTGCTTACAGAAGGTCAGGTGCTAAGAGCCGAACTCAAACCTGGAGATGAACCGTCAGCAATGTTCAAGGTTGACAAGAAAGACATAGTTGAAGTCAGGGAGTACTGCAATCTTCACGGACTTTGGAAAGCATAA
- a CDS encoding DUF5665 domain-containing protein, producing MDKNNSTSEEKLEAAVQELAVLIDKSRLREYVNLMSSTKRLIYANFIAGVARGFGVTVGVAVVAAIVVYVLKGFVDLPLIGSIIAKLIDIIEANR from the coding sequence TTGGACAAGAATAACAGCACTTCAGAGGAGAAGCTTGAGGCAGCGGTACAGGAGTTGGCTGTATTAATTGACAAGAGCAGGTTAAGGGAGTATGTAAATTTGATGAGCAGTACAAAAAGGCTCATCTATGCAAATTTTATAGCAGGCGTAGCAAGAGGTTTTGGCGTTACCGTGGGAGTAGCAGTGGTAGCGGCCATAGTTGTTTATGTGCTCAAAGGTTTTGTTGACCTGCCTCTTATAGGCAGCATAATAGCCAAGCTCATTGATATAATTGAAGCCAACAGATAA
- the asnA gene encoding aspartate--ammonia ligase — protein MENTIIPKDYSPQLTLRETEVAIKRIKDYFERMLSQELNLTRVSAPLFVKPESGLNDNLNGVEKAVSFEMHADPGSRIEIVHSLAKWKRMALYRYDFHVEEGLYTDMNAIRTHEELDNLHSIYVDQWDWEKIIARSDRTKDKLKDIVAGIYGVFKKTEEYLYKLYPQFGKILPEEIFFITTQELEDKYPGLTPKEREDAITREKGAVFLMEIGHKLSSGMKHDGRSPDYDDWTLNGDILFFYPLLDRTIELSSMGIRVDEEALEKQLSIEGCEDRRELDYHKLLLEGKLPCTVGGGIGQSRMCMFFMRRAHIGEVQASVWPEYMREALKDSNIFLL, from the coding sequence ATGGAAAACACTATAATACCAAAGGACTATTCTCCACAGCTTACACTGAGAGAGACAGAGGTGGCAATCAAAAGGATAAAGGACTATTTTGAAAGGATGCTCTCACAGGAGCTAAACCTTACAAGAGTTTCAGCTCCGCTGTTTGTAAAACCCGAATCAGGACTAAATGACAACCTGAACGGAGTGGAAAAAGCTGTTTCATTCGAGATGCACGCAGATCCGGGCTCCAGAATAGAAATAGTTCACTCTCTTGCAAAATGGAAAAGAATGGCGCTCTACAGATATGATTTTCACGTTGAAGAAGGTCTCTATACAGACATGAATGCCATAAGAACACATGAAGAACTTGACAACCTGCACTCGATATATGTGGACCAGTGGGACTGGGAGAAAATAATAGCAAGAAGCGACAGGACAAAGGACAAGCTAAAAGATATAGTAGCAGGCATATACGGCGTGTTCAAAAAAACCGAGGAATATCTCTACAAGCTATACCCGCAGTTTGGCAAGATACTGCCTGAAGAGATATTCTTCATAACTACTCAGGAACTTGAGGACAAATACCCTGGGCTTACTCCAAAGGAAAGAGAAGACGCTATAACAAGGGAGAAGGGCGCTGTGTTCCTAATGGAAATTGGCCACAAGCTATCCTCTGGCATGAAACACGACGGAAGATCTCCTGACTATGACGACTGGACACTAAACGGCGACATACTATTCTTTTATCCTCTGCTCGACAGAACCATAGAGCTTTCATCTATGGGAATAAGGGTTGACGAGGAAGCTCTTGAAAAACAGCTTTCTATTGAAGGCTGCGAAGACAGAAGAGAACTTGACTACCACAAGCTGCTGCTTGAAGGAAAACTTCCATGCACAGTGGGTGGGGGAATAGGTCAATCAAGAATGTGCATGTTCTTCATGAGAAGAGCCCACATAGGCGAGGTTCAGGCATCCGTTTGGCCGGAATACATGAGAGAGGCACTCAAGGATTCGAACATTTTCCTTCTCTAA